The following are encoded together in the Pithys albifrons albifrons isolate INPA30051 chromosome 5, PitAlb_v1, whole genome shotgun sequence genome:
- the CENPU gene encoding centromere protein U, with protein sequence MSAKKKIKKNPTSCKLQKHKANSNLRWKSLPLEEPDVSRILKVAETNQLEELDDSFDHPLHSTAVDAYEEEHSQTESLAHVSAPQRQHTERSKKMHCSKTSDGDVQRFNTADAAGGPPKETVKALNSTQFQEKKKQPSEENTSDSSVDSRHSVHVWCPKELTRSAGDITELDVVLAEVERIAANYRQSIESNICRKAINDFCSAFKDQIIDLIAGVQELKNMKRKNAKTVTNIKKKRQRLVQLREELIGAEPQLTKLQKEYADVQERKSSLKQTVELLTDLKELQQDCLDYKEENPKEKVVYGTSSLPALLMESRRILGAERHFQNINMKLEEALAVQRERLSKKH encoded by the exons ATGTCTGcgaagaagaaaataaagaagaatcCTACCAGCTGTAAGCTACAG AAACACAAAGCCAATTCCAATCTGCGCTGGAAATCACTTCCACTTGAGGAACCAGATGTCTCAAGGATATTGAAGGTAGCAGAAACAAATCAGCTTGAGGAGCTTGATGATTCCTTTG ATCACCCTTTGCATAGTACTGCTGTGGATGCTTATGAAGAGGAACATTCACAAACTGAGTCACTTGCTCATGTTTCAGCACCACAAAGGCAACATACAGAAAGAAG taaAAAAATGCATTGCTCAAAGACATCTGATGGTGATGTGCAGAGATTCAACACAGCTGATGCTGCAGGTGGACCTCCTAAGGAGACTGTG AAGGCTCTGAATAGTACTCAGttccaggagaaaaagaagcagcCTTCAGAGGAGAACACATCAGATTCTTCCG TGGATAGCCGACATTCTGTACATGTTTGGTGTCCCAAAGAGCTGACGAGATCTGCTGGAGATATTACAGAACTGGATGTTGTTCTGGCTGAAGTTGAGAGGATAGCAGCAAATTACAG ACAAAGCATAGAATCAAACATTTGCAGAAAAGCTATCAACGACTTCTGTTCTGCTTTCAAGGACCAAATCATCGATCTT aTAGCAGGAGTGCAGGAATTAAAGaatatgaagagaaaaaatgctAAG ACAGTAACAaacatcaaaaagaaaaggcagcGACTGGTGCAACTCCGAGAAGAGCTGATTGG AGCTGAACCACAACTGACAAAACTACAAAAAGAGTATGCTGATGTACAGGAAAGGAAATCTTCCTTGAAGCAAACAGTTGAATTACTTACTGATTTAAAGGAGCTACAGCAAGACTGCTTGgattataaagaagaaaacccaaaagaaaaagtggta TATGGAActtccagcctccctgctctTCTGATGGAGTCACGGAGAATTCTAGGAGCAGAAAGACATTTTCAGAATATTAATATGAAACTGGAAGAGGCTCTGGCTGTACAAAGAGAGAGGCTATCAAAGAAACACTAG